The Etheostoma spectabile isolate EspeVRDwgs_2016 chromosome 24, UIUC_Espe_1.0, whole genome shotgun sequence genome contains a region encoding:
- the LOC116673680 gene encoding coagulation factor XIII A chain has product MLGKKKLRTGEDSPEIVDLIILICSSATQNSLLHLSVTSVKPAAIMYLSAGESNFKGRYKTRVSSSNLGHLKDDFPKFEAFPDAPTARAPAPDGTYLSVQKVDMCQKINEPQHRTGAYDTPNLVVRRGQEFQVKVTFNRPLAERDDFQLEFLIGENPSSRRGSLVVVTFSARIGGLWTGRIVKSKGKTVTLGVTPTPDAIIGRFRTYVTIVMGTGMQRTRRDATTDLYMLFNAWCKDDAVFLPNEAERYEYVLNDHGVMYQGSIDAVTTRDWVYGQFERDILDACIYILDASKIPINDRGNIIKTVRMGSAMINAQDENGVCVGNWSDDYSKGRPPTSWTGSVQILLQYAQTGLPVSFAQCWVFXXXXGVFNTFLRSLGIPARPVTNFVSAHDNNGNLKTDLLCLSDGSPDTANTRDSIWNYHCWNEVFIRRDDLPPGLGGWQAVDATPQETSDGYFRCGPASIVGTKEGLICHPYDARFVFAEVNSDVVFFKRDRYGTLTPYRVERDYIGKAVYTKSLGGNLPNDITQNYKYPKGSAEDSRTMDRAEGFGVERDHSELPETTLSITITASQVSLGQDVNLQMEFHNQSDVPTTIQANLAGSVIFYTGVRASHLKYHSFTITVPANEMKSETVKITADEYMPYLGTLLCLHFIVTGQTEDELVTAIKVLEFQIPTLTVTLSGLPKVQQEMFADVTFTNPFNFALKACRLSMEGAGLMSEKTRFFGVIEPQASISWKESFVPRLAGNRCLVAVMDSSNLCEVRGVVWVDITP; this is encoded by the exons atgctggggaaaaagaaactAAGGACTGGGGaagactccccagaaatag TCGATCTCATCATCTTGATCTGCTCGTCAGCGACGCAAAATTCTCTCCTTCATCTGAgcg TGACTTCAGTGAAACCTGCGGCCATCATGTATCTATCAGCGGGGGAGTCCAACTTCAAGGGGCGCTACAAGACGCGG GTGTCAAGCTCCAACCTTGGACATTTAAAAGACGATTTTCCAAAGTTTGAGGCTTTTCCTGACGCTCCCACAGCCAGAGCACCTGCACCTGACGGCA CATATCTGTCGGTGCAGAAGGTCGACATGTGTCAGAAGATAAATGAACCGCAACACCGCACGGGCGCCTACGACACCCCCAACCTGGTGGTCCGCCGCGGTCAGGAGTTTCAGGTGAAAGTCACCTTCAACCGCCCGCTGGCGGAGAGGGACGACTTCCAGCTCGAGTTCCTGATTG gtgAAAACCCTTCGTCCCGTAGGGGCTCCCTGGTGGTGGTAACCTTTAGTGCCCGTATTGGAGGCCTGTGGACGGGCCGGATTGTGAAGAGCAAGGGTAAAACTGTGACTCTGGGCGTCACGCCGACGCCCGACGCCATAATTGGGAGGTTTCGTACGTACGTGACCATCGTGATGGGAACCGGCATGCAGCGAACCAGGAGGGACGCCACCACCGACCTGTACATGCTGTTCAACGCCTGGTGTAAAG ATGATGCTGTGTTTCTTCCTAATGAAGCCGAGCGGTACGAGTACGTCCTCAACGACCATGGAGTGATGTATCAGGGTTCAATTGATGCTGTGACAACCCGTGACTGGGTTTATGGacag TTTGAGCGAGACATTTTGGACGCCTGTATTTACATCCTGGATGCGTCAAAGATACCGATCAATGACCGAGGCAACATCATCAAAACAGTCAGGATGGGATCCGCAATG ATTAACGCTCAGGATGAGAATGGCGTGTGTGTTGGGAACTGGAGTGACGACTACTCGAAGGGCAGGCCCCCGACATCTTGGACGGGCAGCGTCCAGATCCTTCTGCAGTACGCCCAAACCGGACTCCCGGTCTCCTTCGCCCAGTGCTGGGTGTTTGNNNNNNNNNNTGGAGTCTTCAACACCT TCCTACGCAGCCTCGGCATCCCGGCAAGGCCCGTCACCAACTTTGTTTCAGCTCACGACAACAACGGCAACCTGAAGACCgacctcctctgtctgtctgatggcTCGCCGGACACAGCCAACACCAGGGACTCCATCTG GAACTACCACTGCTGGAACGAGGTGTTCATTCGGCGCGACGACCTCCCGCCCGGCCTCGGGGGATGGCAGGCGGTGGACGCAACGCCCCAGGAGACTAGTGATG GATATTTTCGCTGTGGTCCAGCTTCAATTGTCGGCACCAAGGAAGGTTTGATCTGTCACCCGTATGACGCAAGGTTCGTCTTTGCTGAG GTGAACAGTGACGTTGTCTTCTTCAAGCGGGATCGCTACGGAACGCTGACTCCGTACAGGGTGGAAAGGGATTACATCGGAAAGGCTGTTTACACCAAATCATTGGGCGGCAACTTACCAAATGACATCACTCAGAACTACAAGTACCCAAAag GTAGTGCCGAGGACAGTAGGACTATGGACCGGGCGGAAGGATTTGGCGTTGAGAGGGATCACTCCGAGCTGCCCGAGACCACACTGTCTATCACTATTACCGCCAGTCAG GTCAGCCTGGGTCAGGACGTCAACCTACAGATGGAGTTCCACAACCAGAGTGATGTCCCTACAACCATCCAAGCCAACCTGGCCGGGTCTGTCATCTTCTACACCGGAGTCAGAGCCAGTCACTTGAAATATCACAGCTTCACCATCACCGTGCCAGCCAATGAGA TGAAGAGTGAGACGGTGAAGATCACAGCTGACGAGTACATGCCGTATTTGGGCACCCTGCTCTGCCTGCACTTTATTGTGACTGGACAGACTGAGGACGAGTTAGTGACTGCCATCAAGGTGCTCGAGTTCCAGATCCCGACGCTCACCGTGACG CTGAGCGGCTTGCCCAAGGTGCAGCAGGAGATGTTTGCTGACGTTACCTTCACCAACCCCTTCAACTTCGCCCTGAAGGCTTGTAGGCTGTCCATGGAAGGAGCTGGATTAATGAGCGAGAAAACACGTTTCTTCGg